One genomic region from Skermania piniformis encodes:
- a CDS encoding UDP-N-acetylmuramoyl-L-alanyl-D-glutamate--2,6-diaminopimelate ligase: protein MSVLRPTTPPITQLDKLAELAGGRLLAPSNVTVTGIEHRSTAVQPGDLFAALPGDRTHGVRFVADAIERGAVAVLTDPDGARQAGELSVPVLVHERPRDVLGEVSASIYGDPSQRLEVIGITGTSGKTTTAYLVEAGLLAAGRTVGLVGTIETKLRGDRVPSALTTPEAPQLHALFAAMLEQGVDTVVMEVSSHALALGRVAGVSFAVGAFTNLSQDHLDFHADFEDYFAAKARLFDPASPVRAARSIVVIDDAWGIRMAELAGSTVQTVSATGRAADWTATDVFTERSGSQSFEVVGPASAAHAGVRLPGRYNVTNALLALAICAAVGVPPTVAARGIENVDVPGRVQKIDRGQDFLAVVDYAHKPDALEKVLGTLRQYVDGRIAVVVGAGGDRDSAKRPMMGAVAARLADWLVITDDNPRTEDPALIRSAVRGGADAEHGRAEVSEIGDRAVAIAEAVAWARAGDVVLVAGKGHETGQEIAGVKYPFDDREVLAAALDRRLAQWSR from the coding sequence ATGTCCGTGCTCCGCCCCACCACGCCGCCGATCACCCAGCTGGACAAGTTGGCCGAGCTGGCCGGCGGTCGGTTGCTGGCGCCGTCGAACGTCACGGTGACCGGAATCGAGCACCGCTCGACCGCGGTGCAACCGGGAGATCTGTTCGCCGCCTTGCCGGGCGACCGAACCCACGGCGTGCGGTTCGTCGCGGACGCGATCGAGCGGGGTGCGGTCGCGGTGCTGACCGACCCCGACGGGGCTCGGCAGGCCGGCGAGCTGAGCGTGCCGGTGCTGGTCCACGAGCGGCCCCGCGACGTGCTCGGCGAGGTGTCCGCGTCGATCTACGGAGATCCCTCGCAGCGGCTCGAAGTGATCGGCATCACCGGCACCTCCGGCAAAACCACCACGGCATATCTGGTCGAGGCCGGGTTGCTGGCGGCCGGCCGGACGGTCGGGCTGGTCGGTACGATCGAAACGAAGTTGCGCGGCGACCGGGTGCCCAGCGCGCTGACCACCCCGGAGGCGCCGCAGCTACACGCGCTGTTCGCCGCGATGCTGGAGCAGGGCGTGGACACGGTGGTGATGGAAGTGTCCAGTCACGCGCTGGCGCTCGGCCGGGTCGCCGGCGTGAGCTTCGCGGTCGGGGCATTCACCAATCTGTCCCAGGACCACCTGGACTTCCACGCCGATTTCGAGGACTACTTCGCCGCGAAGGCCCGTTTGTTCGACCCCGCGTCGCCGGTCCGGGCGGCCCGCTCGATCGTCGTGATCGACGACGCCTGGGGTATACGCATGGCCGAGCTGGCCGGTAGCACCGTGCAGACGGTGTCGGCGACCGGCCGCGCGGCGGACTGGACGGCCACCGACGTGTTCACCGAGCGCAGCGGCTCGCAATCGTTCGAGGTGGTCGGCCCGGCGTCCGCGGCGCACGCCGGGGTGCGGTTACCCGGGCGCTACAACGTGACCAATGCGCTTCTGGCGCTGGCGATCTGCGCAGCTGTCGGGGTGCCGCCGACGGTTGCGGCGCGCGGCATCGAGAACGTGGATGTGCCGGGCCGGGTGCAGAAGATCGACCGCGGGCAGGACTTCCTCGCCGTGGTGGATTACGCGCACAAGCCCGATGCGCTGGAGAAGGTGCTCGGTACGCTGCGCCAATATGTCGATGGCCGGATTGCGGTTGTCGTCGGCGCCGGCGGTGACCGGGATTCGGCGAAGCGACCGATGATGGGTGCGGTGGCGGCGCGGCTGGCCGATTGGCTGGTGATCACCGACGACAACCCGCGCACCGAGGATCCGGCGCTGATCCGGAGCGCGGTGCGGGGTGGCGCCGACGCCGAGCACGGTCGTGCCGAGGTGAGCGAGATCGGCGATCGCGCGGTGGCGATCGCCGAGGCGGTGGCGTGGGCACGTGCCGGAGACGTCGTGTTGGTCGCCGGCAAGGGGCACGAGACAGGTCAGGAGATCGCCGGGGTGAAGTATCCGTTCGACGACCGCGAGGTGCTCGCGGCCGCACTCGACCGCCGGCTGGCGCAATGGTCCCGCTGA
- the murC gene encoding UDP-N-acetylmuramate--L-alanine ligase: MVGIGGAGMSGIARILLARGGAVSGSDAKESRAVLSLRARGADVRIGHDASALDLLPGGPTAVVTTHAAIPKDNPELVEAARRGIPVVLRPAVLATLMRGQRTLLVSGTHGKTSTTSMLIVALQHCGFDPSFAVGGELNEAGTNAHHGSGDVFVAEADESDGSLLQYDPNVVVITNIEADHLDFYGSEAAYVQVFDDFVARLRPGGLLVVCLDDPGSAALARRVLDRGGDVRVLGYGTTPEHESLPVAVWLRSWEPRDVGGVAQFQFTGEAAPRTLRLAVPGRHMALNALGAILAARDAGAEIADILAGLSGFAGVHRRFQFTGREHGVRVFDDYAHHPSEVRAVLGAAAELVSQEAGSNRPGRVVVVFQPHLYSRTATFADEFGAALSLADEVVVLDVYGAREAPVPGVSGALVAQAVTGSVHYQPDMSRVGRQVAAMARPGDVVITMGAGDVTMLGSQILDALRARPHHARPPG; the protein is encoded by the coding sequence ATGGTGGGGATCGGTGGGGCCGGGATGTCGGGGATCGCCCGCATCCTGCTCGCCCGGGGGGGCGCGGTGTCCGGGTCGGACGCGAAGGAGAGCCGCGCGGTGCTGTCGCTGCGCGCGCGCGGTGCCGACGTCCGGATCGGCCACGACGCGTCCGCGCTGGACCTGCTCCCCGGTGGCCCGACCGCGGTGGTCACCACCCATGCGGCGATCCCGAAGGACAATCCGGAGCTGGTCGAGGCGGCGCGCCGGGGGATTCCGGTGGTGCTGCGTCCGGCGGTGCTGGCCACCTTGATGCGCGGCCAGCGTACGTTGCTGGTGTCCGGTACCCACGGCAAGACCTCGACCACGTCGATGCTGATCGTGGCGTTGCAGCATTGCGGCTTCGACCCCTCGTTCGCCGTCGGCGGTGAGTTGAACGAGGCCGGGACCAATGCCCATCACGGCAGCGGCGACGTGTTCGTCGCCGAGGCCGACGAAAGCGACGGGTCGTTGCTGCAGTACGACCCGAACGTCGTGGTGATCACCAATATCGAGGCCGATCACCTGGATTTCTACGGTAGCGAGGCTGCCTACGTCCAGGTGTTCGACGATTTCGTAGCCCGGTTGCGTCCGGGCGGGTTGCTGGTGGTCTGCCTGGACGATCCGGGCTCGGCCGCGCTCGCCCGGCGGGTCCTCGATCGGGGCGGGGATGTCCGGGTGCTGGGTTACGGCACGACGCCGGAGCACGAAAGCTTGCCGGTCGCGGTGTGGCTGCGCAGCTGGGAGCCGCGCGATGTGGGGGGCGTGGCGCAGTTCCAGTTCACCGGGGAGGCGGCGCCGCGCACCCTGCGGCTCGCCGTGCCGGGCCGCCACATGGCGTTGAACGCGCTCGGCGCGATCCTGGCCGCGCGCGACGCCGGTGCCGAGATCGCCGATATCCTGGCCGGCCTGTCCGGGTTCGCCGGGGTGCATCGGCGGTTCCAGTTCACCGGCCGCGAACACGGTGTCCGGGTCTTCGACGACTACGCCCACCACCCGTCCGAGGTGCGGGCAGTGCTCGGCGCGGCGGCCGAACTGGTATCGCAGGAGGCCGGCTCGAACCGGCCCGGTCGGGTGGTCGTGGTGTTCCAGCCGCATCTCTACAGCCGTACGGCCACCTTCGCCGACGAGTTCGGGGCAGCGTTGAGCCTGGCGGACGAGGTGGTGGTGCTGGATGTGTACGGCGCGCGCGAGGCGCCCGTTCCCGGCGTCAGCGGTGCGTTGGTGGCCCAAGCGGTGACCGGGTCGGTGCATTATCAACCGGACATGTCCCGGGTCGGCCGGCAGGTTGCCGCGATGGCCCGTCCGGGTGACGTGGTGATCACCATGGGCGCGGGCGACGTCACGATGCTGGGTAGCCAGATTCTGGATGCGTTGCGCGCGCGACCGCACCACGCGCGGCCACCGGGATGA
- the murD gene encoding UDP-N-acetylmuramoyl-L-alanine--D-glutamate ligase, whose amino-acid sequence MRTDVAARTPDLAALAGAPVLVAGWGISGRALIEPLRELGARISVTDARPGSLAEAAAAGLGTIDDAAFAGPAGRDFALVIVSPGVAPAAPLALAAAAHGVPVIGDVEFAWLLDRSRRYGSPRQWLVVTGTNGKTTTTAMLASVLAAAGRNAIACGNIGLPVVEAIRAGRADVLAVELSSFQLYWAPSVRPAAGVVLNIAEDHLDWHGGMAGYVAAKARALTGRVAVVGLDDPIAAALADSAPAERIVGFRLGEPAPGELGVLGGQLTDRAFASAADLGPVSAISPPGPAGVLNALAAAALARAIGVPAPAVAVGLATHRVGPHRAAFVRELGGVEFVDDSKATNPHAARSSLLSHRRVIWLAGGLLKGAAVDELVVEVADRLVAVILLGADAQRIADAVTRHAPDVPVVVLRAGDDTSVTAVSGEIGGTGDSAGGVESADAVMGRAVRTAAAFARPGDVVLLAPAAASLDMFVSYGHRGDSFAAAARRLTPADVGSGR is encoded by the coding sequence ATGCGGACGGATGTGGCAGCCCGCACCCCGGACCTGGCCGCGTTGGCCGGGGCGCCGGTACTGGTCGCGGGCTGGGGGATCTCCGGTCGCGCCCTGATCGAGCCGCTGCGTGAACTCGGCGCCCGGATTTCGGTCACCGATGCACGTCCGGGCTCGTTGGCCGAGGCGGCAGCGGCCGGCCTGGGCACGATCGACGACGCCGCGTTCGCCGGCCCGGCCGGGCGGGATTTCGCGCTGGTGATCGTCAGTCCCGGGGTGGCACCGGCGGCGCCGCTGGCGCTCGCGGCCGCGGCGCACGGGGTCCCGGTGATCGGCGACGTCGAGTTCGCCTGGCTGTTGGACCGATCCCGGCGCTACGGATCGCCCCGGCAATGGCTGGTCGTCACCGGGACCAACGGCAAGACCACCACCACGGCGATGCTGGCGTCGGTCCTGGCCGCGGCCGGACGGAACGCGATCGCCTGCGGGAACATCGGGCTGCCGGTGGTCGAGGCGATCCGGGCCGGTCGGGCGGACGTGCTGGCCGTCGAGTTGTCCTCGTTCCAGCTGTACTGGGCGCCATCGGTGCGCCCGGCCGCCGGCGTGGTGCTCAACATCGCCGAAGACCATCTGGACTGGCACGGCGGGATGGCCGGTTACGTCGCTGCGAAGGCGCGCGCGCTTACCGGCCGGGTCGCCGTGGTCGGCCTCGACGATCCGATCGCGGCGGCTTTGGCCGACTCCGCCCCCGCCGAGCGGATCGTCGGTTTCCGGCTCGGTGAGCCGGCCCCGGGCGAGCTCGGGGTGCTGGGCGGGCAGTTGACCGATCGGGCGTTCGCGTCCGCGGCCGATCTGGGCCCGGTATCGGCGATCAGTCCGCCCGGCCCGGCCGGGGTGCTGAACGCATTGGCGGCGGCGGCGCTCGCCCGGGCCATCGGGGTACCGGCGCCGGCGGTGGCCGTGGGCTTGGCCACGCACCGGGTGGGACCGCATCGGGCCGCGTTCGTCCGGGAACTGGGTGGCGTCGAGTTCGTCGACGACTCCAAGGCCACCAATCCGCATGCAGCGCGGTCGTCGTTGCTATCGCATCGGCGGGTGATATGGCTGGCCGGTGGCCTGCTCAAGGGTGCGGCGGTGGACGAGTTGGTCGTCGAGGTCGCCGATCGGCTGGTGGCGGTGATCCTGCTCGGCGCCGATGCGCAGCGGATCGCGGATGCGGTAACCCGACACGCCCCGGATGTACCGGTGGTTGTGCTGCGCGCGGGTGACGATACTTCTGTGACTGCAGTATCTGGTGAGATCGGTGGGACGGGCGACTCAGCGGGGGGAGTCGAGTCCGCTGACGCGGTGATGGGCCGCGCGGTGCGGACGGCCGCCGCGTTCGCTCGGCCGGGAGATGTCGTGCTGCTCGCGCCGGCCGCTGCGTCGCTGGACATGTTCGTCTCGTACGGCCATCGCGGGGACAGTTTTGCTGCTGCGGCGCGTCGGTTGACCCCGGCCGACGTGGGTTCCGGGCGATGA
- the murG gene encoding undecaprenyldiphospho-muramoylpentapeptide beta-N-acetylglucosaminyltransferase: MGALSSGLSVVVAGGGTAGHIEPALAVADAIRRLVPGARVTALGTARGLETRLVPERGYPLELIPPVPLPRKPTLDLLRLPGRVATAVRRTRAVLREVEADVVVGFGGYVALPAYLAAGRGADRVPIVVHEANAKAGLANRVGARFATRVLAAVPGAGVRARGRTDAEQIGIPVRSTIAELDREAFRAGARAGFGLPDDGPVLLVFGGSQGAAKLNSAVSGAAEKLAAAGISVLHAHGAKNTVELPEPTPGAPYVAVDYLSRMDLAYAAADAVICRAGAMTVAEVSAVGLPAWYVPLPHGNGEQELNAAPVASAGGGTIVRDAELTPDYVVDRIIPVLRDPAQLQAMGRAAAGAGHRDAADDVARIVLEVAAQ, encoded by the coding sequence ATCGGTGCGTTGAGCAGCGGATTGTCGGTTGTCGTCGCAGGCGGCGGAACCGCCGGACATATCGAGCCGGCGCTGGCCGTGGCGGACGCGATCCGCCGCCTGGTACCGGGTGCGCGGGTCACCGCGCTCGGCACGGCGCGTGGTTTGGAGACCCGGCTGGTGCCGGAGCGGGGTTACCCGTTGGAGTTGATCCCGCCGGTGCCGTTGCCGCGCAAGCCGACCCTGGATCTGCTGCGGCTGCCCGGCCGGGTAGCCACGGCGGTTCGGCGGACTCGGGCGGTGCTGCGTGAGGTCGAGGCGGATGTGGTGGTCGGATTCGGCGGTTACGTCGCCTTGCCGGCCTATCTGGCAGCCGGTCGCGGCGCGGACCGGGTGCCGATCGTGGTGCACGAGGCGAATGCGAAGGCCGGTCTGGCGAACCGGGTCGGGGCTCGGTTCGCTACCCGGGTGCTGGCCGCCGTGCCGGGGGCCGGCGTCCGGGCCCGCGGCAGAACCGACGCCGAGCAGATCGGCATCCCGGTGCGCTCGACGATCGCCGAGCTCGATCGAGAGGCCTTCCGGGCCGGCGCGCGGGCCGGTTTCGGGCTGCCCGACGACGGTCCGGTACTGCTCGTCTTCGGTGGTTCGCAGGGGGCCGCCAAGCTGAATTCGGCGGTCTCCGGAGCGGCCGAGAAGCTTGCCGCCGCAGGCATTTCGGTGCTCCACGCACACGGCGCCAAGAACACCGTCGAGCTGCCCGAACCGACGCCGGGGGCGCCGTACGTCGCGGTCGATTATCTGTCCCGAATGGACCTGGCGTACGCGGCCGCGGACGCAGTGATCTGCCGGGCCGGCGCGATGACCGTGGCGGAGGTGTCGGCGGTCGGGCTGCCCGCCTGGTACGTCCCGTTGCCGCACGGTAACGGCGAGCAGGAGCTGAACGCTGCGCCGGTGGCGTCCGCAGGGGGTGGAACAATCGTCCGCGACGCCGAGCTGACGCCCGACTATGTCGTCGACCGGATCATCCCGGTGCTGCGCGATCCGGCGCAGTTGCAGGCGATGGGCCGGGCCGCGGCCGGCGCGGGACATCGTGACGCGGCAGACGACGTTGCGCGAATCGTGTTGGAGGTGGCGGCGCAGTGA
- a CDS encoding cell division protein FtsQ/DivIB, translating to MLAVVALIAAVLAVVAWFSPLLAVRSVRVEGAAAVPAEQIVAAAAVEDGRPLLRVDIDAAARRVAAIPKVAQARVQRSYPSTIRIVVVERVPVAYVDSPQGPHLLDAGGVEFAIEPAPPNLPQLTVPDPGPNDPKTTAALAVLAAVPPVLRDQIRAVTVPSLSAITFALRDNRVLVWGDDQHSPRKVEVALPLLAQPGQTYDVSSPDLPTVR from the coding sequence GTGCTGGCGGTCGTGGCGCTGATCGCCGCGGTGCTGGCGGTGGTCGCCTGGTTCTCGCCCTTGCTGGCGGTTCGTTCCGTGCGGGTCGAGGGTGCTGCCGCGGTGCCGGCGGAGCAGATCGTTGCGGCGGCGGCCGTCGAGGATGGCCGGCCGCTGCTCCGGGTGGATATCGACGCGGCGGCGCGCCGGGTCGCTGCGATCCCGAAGGTAGCGCAGGCTCGGGTGCAGCGCTCCTATCCGTCGACGATCCGGATCGTGGTGGTGGAGCGGGTTCCGGTGGCCTACGTCGATTCACCGCAGGGCCCGCATCTGCTCGACGCGGGTGGGGTCGAGTTCGCGATCGAACCGGCGCCGCCGAACCTGCCACAGCTGACGGTGCCCGATCCGGGTCCGAACGATCCGAAGACCACGGCGGCACTCGCGGTGCTGGCGGCGGTGCCGCCGGTGTTGCGTGATCAGATCCGTGCGGTCACGGTGCCGTCACTCTCGGCGATCACGTTCGCCCTCCGGGACAACCGGGTGCTGGTTTGGGGCGACGATCAGCATTCACCGCGCAAGGTGGAGGTGGCGTTGCCGCTGTTGGCTCAGCCGGGGCAGACCTACGACGTATCCAGTCCGGATCTGCCGACGGTTCGCTGA
- the mraY gene encoding phospho-N-acetylmuramoyl-pentapeptide-transferase, with the protein MIQILFAAAIALAVSILLTPALIKAFSRQGFGQEIRLEGPASHQSKRGTPTMGGVAILAGLWAGYWGAHLIGAANGWAGPSASGILVLGLTTVLGGVGFLDDFIKIRKQRNLGLNKTAKLIGQLAAAVIFAILALQFPGASGLTPGSTHLSYVRDITTVSIGALLFVVWCYMIISAWSNAVNLTDGLDGLAAGSMGFVLGAYVLITFWQYRYACETHPGKGCYDVRDPLDLALLCSAGAAACIGFLWWNAAPAQIFMGDTGSLALGGMLAGLSITTRTELLMIVIGALFVAEAISVVIQVAVFRSIRRRVFRMAPFHHHFELGGWAETTVIIRFWLLAAIASVIGMALFYGEYLTATGT; encoded by the coding sequence ATGATCCAGATTCTGTTCGCGGCGGCGATCGCGCTTGCGGTGTCGATCCTGCTCACCCCAGCGCTGATCAAGGCATTCTCCCGACAAGGCTTCGGCCAGGAGATCCGGCTGGAGGGGCCGGCGTCGCATCAATCCAAACGGGGCACGCCCACGATGGGCGGGGTGGCGATCCTGGCCGGCCTGTGGGCCGGGTACTGGGGCGCGCACCTGATCGGCGCCGCCAACGGTTGGGCCGGTCCGTCCGCGTCGGGCATCCTGGTGCTCGGTTTGACGACGGTGCTCGGTGGGGTCGGTTTCCTCGACGACTTCATCAAGATCCGCAAGCAGCGCAACCTCGGCCTGAACAAGACCGCCAAACTGATCGGTCAATTGGCCGCGGCGGTGATCTTCGCCATCCTGGCATTGCAGTTCCCCGGGGCAAGCGGGCTCACTCCGGGCAGCACACACCTGTCCTATGTGCGAGACATCACCACGGTGTCGATCGGCGCACTGCTGTTCGTGGTCTGGTGTTACATGATCATCAGCGCCTGGTCGAACGCGGTGAACCTCACCGATGGGCTGGACGGGCTCGCCGCCGGCTCGATGGGCTTCGTGCTCGGCGCCTATGTGTTGATCACCTTCTGGCAGTACCGGTACGCGTGTGAAACCCATCCGGGGAAGGGCTGCTACGACGTCCGCGATCCGCTCGACCTGGCACTGCTGTGCAGTGCCGGCGCCGCGGCGTGCATCGGGTTCTTGTGGTGGAACGCCGCGCCGGCGCAGATCTTCATGGGTGACACCGGCTCGCTGGCCCTCGGCGGCATGCTGGCGGGACTGTCGATCACCACCCGGACCGAGCTGCTGATGATCGTGATCGGCGCGTTGTTCGTCGCGGAGGCGATCAGCGTGGTGATCCAGGTCGCGGTGTTCCGCTCGATCCGAAGACGGGTTTTCCGGATGGCCCCGTTCCATCACCACTTCGAATTGGGCGGCTGGGCCGAGACAACGGTGATCATCCGGTTCTGGTTGCTCGCGGCGATCGCCTCGGTGATCGGTATGGCGCTGTTCTACGGTGAATATCTGACGGCGACCGGTACCTGA
- the ftsW gene encoding putative lipid II flippase FtsW, giving the protein MTTVRSRPERRTRTQAQTRSAGPSRLAAVGPVFARLGGWLARPLASFHLVVTIAVLLTVLGLVMVLSASSVESYADGGSAYSMFTQQAMYAALGTALFYLALRLPVRLLRAAAFPLFAGSVTLLVLVLIPGIGVEAQGARRWFMLGPVSIQPSEIVKVALALWGAHLLAVRRVDRAGWRQLVVPLVPAAVFVCVLVVLQPNLSTAIAIGIILAALMWFGGLPARMFLSVVAAGATGAVLLALSAGYRSDRMKAFFNPGHDPQGIGYQARQAQFSLADGHWFGVGLGQSRAKWSYLPNSHNDFIFAIIGEELGFLGGLALIALFALFAYIGLRIAARNVDPFLQLLAATGTVWITAQAFINIGYVVGLLPVTGQQLPLVSYGGSSLAITLFMFGLIASAARHEPESIAALAAGQDGRFSKLLRLPKPQPYTSPRRPSATRRPAVRRSPAPAGGLRSAAPRAGNGRSRGPAARPAGYRERGSVR; this is encoded by the coding sequence ATGACGACCGTCCGGTCCCGGCCCGAGCGCCGGACCCGGACGCAGGCACAGACCCGGTCGGCCGGCCCGAGCCGGCTCGCCGCGGTCGGTCCGGTCTTCGCCCGGCTCGGTGGTTGGCTTGCTCGTCCACTGGCATCGTTCCACCTGGTGGTCACCATCGCGGTACTGCTCACCGTGCTCGGCCTGGTCATGGTGCTCTCCGCGTCCAGCGTCGAGTCCTATGCCGATGGTGGGTCGGCCTATTCGATGTTCACCCAACAGGCGATGTACGCCGCGCTCGGTACCGCGTTGTTCTATCTGGCGCTGCGGTTGCCGGTCCGGTTGTTGCGGGCGGCGGCGTTCCCGTTGTTCGCCGGATCGGTGACGTTGCTGGTGCTGGTGCTCATTCCCGGGATCGGGGTGGAGGCGCAAGGCGCCCGGCGCTGGTTCATGCTCGGTCCGGTGTCGATCCAACCGTCCGAGATCGTCAAGGTTGCCCTGGCGTTGTGGGGGGCACACCTGCTCGCGGTCCGGCGAGTGGACCGAGCCGGTTGGCGTCAGCTGGTGGTGCCACTGGTCCCGGCAGCGGTGTTCGTGTGCGTTCTCGTGGTGTTGCAGCCGAACCTGTCCACCGCGATCGCGATCGGGATCATCCTGGCTGCGCTGATGTGGTTCGGTGGTCTGCCGGCCCGGATGTTCCTGTCGGTGGTTGCCGCCGGCGCGACCGGTGCGGTGTTGCTCGCGTTGAGCGCCGGCTACCGCTCGGACCGGATGAAGGCCTTCTTCAACCCCGGCCACGATCCGCAGGGGATCGGCTACCAAGCGCGACAGGCGCAGTTCTCACTCGCCGACGGGCACTGGTTCGGGGTGGGGTTGGGGCAGAGCCGGGCGAAATGGAGTTACCTGCCGAACTCGCACAACGACTTCATCTTCGCCATCATCGGCGAGGAACTGGGTTTCCTCGGCGGGCTGGCATTGATCGCGCTCTTCGCCTTGTTCGCCTACATCGGACTGCGGATCGCGGCGCGCAACGTGGACCCGTTCCTGCAACTGCTGGCCGCCACCGGCACGGTGTGGATCACCGCCCAGGCGTTCATCAACATCGGCTATGTGGTGGGCTTGTTGCCGGTGACCGGTCAGCAATTACCGTTGGTCTCCTACGGCGGGTCGTCGTTGGCGATCACGTTGTTCATGTTCGGCTTGATTGCCAGCGCGGCCCGACACGAACCGGAGTCGATCGCCGCGTTGGCAGCCGGCCAGGACGGCCGGTTCAGCAAGTTACTGCGGCTACCCAAGCCGCAGCCATACACCTCACCCCGGCGTCCTTCGGCCACTCGGCGCCCGGCGGTTCGGCGGTCGCCCGCTCCGGCGGGTGGACTGCGTTCCGCCGCGCCGCGGGCCGGGAACGGGCGGTCACGGGGTCCGGCGGCCCGGCCCGCCGGTTATCGGGAGCGAGGATCGGTGCGTTGA
- a CDS encoding UDP-N-acetylmuramoyl-tripeptide--D-alanyl-D-alanine ligase: MVPLTLAAIADAVGGVLHDVPDPDVAVTGTVEFDSRELGPGGLFLALPGARTDGHDHAAAAVAAGAVAVLAARPVGVPAVVVTPTEADRAQAAQSHAMALEHDVTGSGVAVLGALARLARLSVDRLAAAGSADGSRAGLTVIGVTGSSGKTSTKDLLAAVLAPLGPTVAPPGSFNNELGHPWTVLRAGVDTRFLVLELSARGPGHIAALAAIAPPRIGVVLNVGTAHLGEFGSRETIAQTKGELVAALPPDGLAVLNADDPLVLGMAARTRARICLVGTAEKADIRAVDVRTDELARPRFTLVCPAGRADVALAVHGEHQVGNALAAAAVALECGASLEQVVTALGGASPASRRRMDVRTRGDGVTVINDSYNANPDSVRAALKALVTMARSTAPARRTWAVLGEMGELGADSVVEHDGVGRQVVRLAVDRLIVVGDSRPAHAMHHSAVLEGSWGGESVLVPDPDAALALLHAELAPGDLVLVKASQAEGLWSVAETLTAETLTGGVR, translated from the coding sequence ATGGTCCCGCTGACCCTGGCGGCGATCGCGGACGCGGTCGGCGGGGTGCTGCACGACGTACCGGATCCGGACGTCGCAGTGACCGGGACGGTCGAGTTCGACTCCCGCGAACTCGGGCCGGGCGGCCTGTTCCTGGCGTTGCCCGGCGCGCGGACCGATGGGCACGACCATGCCGCGGCCGCGGTCGCCGCCGGTGCGGTGGCGGTGCTCGCCGCCCGTCCGGTCGGCGTGCCGGCCGTTGTGGTGACCCCGACCGAGGCCGACCGGGCGCAGGCCGCACAGAGCCACGCGATGGCGTTGGAACACGACGTCACCGGTTCCGGTGTCGCGGTGCTCGGCGCCCTGGCGAGGTTGGCCCGGCTCTCGGTGGATCGCCTGGCCGCCGCCGGGTCGGCCGACGGCAGCCGGGCCGGCCTCACGGTGATCGGCGTGACCGGCTCGTCCGGCAAGACCTCGACCAAAGATCTGCTCGCCGCGGTGCTGGCGCCGCTCGGACCGACCGTGGCGCCGCCCGGCTCGTTCAACAACGAGCTGGGACATCCCTGGACGGTGCTCCGCGCGGGCGTCGATACTCGATTTCTGGTGCTGGAGCTGTCGGCTCGCGGGCCGGGTCACATCGCGGCGCTGGCGGCGATCGCGCCGCCGCGAATCGGCGTGGTGCTCAATGTGGGCACGGCCCATCTGGGCGAGTTCGGTTCGCGCGAGACGATCGCGCAGACCAAGGGGGAACTGGTCGCGGCGTTACCGCCGGACGGGCTCGCGGTGCTCAACGCCGACGATCCGCTGGTCCTCGGTATGGCGGCGCGGACGCGTGCCCGGATCTGTCTGGTCGGCACCGCCGAGAAGGCCGACATCCGGGCCGTCGACGTCCGCACCGACGAGCTGGCCCGACCGCGGTTCACTCTGGTCTGTCCGGCCGGTCGGGCGGACGTCGCGCTGGCCGTGCACGGCGAGCATCAGGTGGGCAACGCCCTGGCCGCGGCCGCGGTGGCGCTGGAGTGTGGCGCCTCGCTGGAGCAGGTGGTCACCGCGCTGGGCGGGGCGAGCCCGGCGTCGCGGCGACGGATGGACGTCCGCACCCGGGGCGACGGGGTGACCGTGATCAACGATTCCTACAACGCCAATCCGGATTCGGTGCGAGCAGCGTTGAAGGCACTGGTCACGATGGCGCGGTCGACCGCGCCTGCCCGCCGCACCTGGGCCGTGCTCGGCGAGATGGGTGAGCTGGGCGCCGACTCGGTGGTCGAGCACGACGGGGTCGGCCGGCAGGTGGTTCGGCTCGCTGTCGACCGGTTGATCGTCGTCGGCGACTCTCGGCCCGCCCACGCGATGCATCACTCGGCGGTGCTGGAGGGTTCCTGGGGTGGCGAATCGGTGCTGGTGCCGGATCCGGATGCCGCGCTCGCCCTGTTGCACGCCGAATTGGCGCCCGGGGATCTGGTGCTGGTGAAGGCGTCTCAGGCCGAAGGGCTGTGGTCGGTCGCGGAGACGTTGACGGCCGAGACGCTGACCGGGGGCGTTCGCTAG